In a single window of the Arachis hypogaea cultivar Tifrunner chromosome 6, arahy.Tifrunner.gnm2.J5K5, whole genome shotgun sequence genome:
- the LOC112695636 gene encoding uncharacterized protein: MGVLVPAFLYITAFICTLGAIALAIIHIYRHLLNYTEPTYQRFIVRIVFMVPVYALMSFLSLVLPDSSIYFNSIREVYEAWVIYNFLSLCLAWVGGPGAVVISLSGRVLKPSVCLMTCCFPPIPLDGRFIRKCKQGCLQFVILKPILVVVTLILYAKGKYKDGNFNPKQSYLYLTIIYTLSYTMALYALALFYMACKDLLQPFNPVPKFIIIKSVVFLTYWQGVLFFLAAKSGIIKNADEAALLQNFIICVEMLVAAVGHFYAFPYKEYAGANIGGSRGFTASLGHAVKLNDFYHDTVHQFAPTYHDYVLYNHSEGEEGARKYRSRTFVPMGPEMDSVRKNKHIYENKLDDIQLSSFSSSTSSTPSNSGPVSDARSSEATNSSLLVDISSSASVPYDLTVIDLDVSTFPENVPAADKVGTQEK, from the exons ATGGGGGTGCTGGTTCCTGCTTTCCTCTACATCACCGCTTTCATATGCACCCTTGGAGCTATCGCTTTGGCTATTATTCATATCTACAGGCATCTCCTCAATTACACTGAGCCTACCTACCAGCGATTCATCGTTCGCATCGTCTTCATGGTCCCT GTTTATGCGCTGATGTCATTCTTGTCCCTTGTTCTACCTGACAGTTCGATCTATTTTAATTCCATACGGGAAGT TTACGAGGCATGGGTCATTTATAATTTCCTATCACTATGTCTGGCTTGGGTTGGTGGTCCTGGAGCAGTTGTAATAAGTTTGAGTGGCCGAGTTCTGAAGCCGTCAGTGTGTCTGATGACTTGCTGCTTTCCTCCTATACCGTTGGATGG GCGTTTCATACGTAAGTGCAAGCAAGGGTGTTTGCAGTTTGTGATTTTGAAGCCCATTTTAGTGGTAGTTACTCTCATACTTTATGCGAAGGGGAAATATAAGGATGGAAATTTCAATCCAAAGCAGTCATACTTGTACCTGACTATTATATATACACTCTCGTATACGATGGCTTTGTATGCTCTTGCCTTATTTTATATGGCCTGTAAGGATCTGCTCCAGCCATTCAATCCAGTTCCAAAGTTCATCATAATAAAATCTGTTGTATTCTTGACTTATTGGCAG GGTGTCTTATTCTTCCTTGCTGCCAAGTCGGGAATCATCAAGAATGCAGATGAAGCTGCTCTACTTCAAAATTTTATCATTTGTGTTGAGATGCTTGTTGCTGCTGTGGGCCACTTTTATGCATTTCCATACAAAGAATATGCTGGTGCTAACATCGGTGGATCCCGTGGTTTCACAGCTAGTCTTGGGCATGCTGTGAAGTTGAATGACTTTTACCATGATACTGTCCACCAG TTTGCACCAACGTATCATGATTATGTGCTGTATAACCACAGTGAAGGTGAAGAGGGAGCACGGAAGTACAGATCACGAACTTTTGTTCCAATGGGCCCAGAAATGGATTCTGTGAGAAAAAATAAGCATATTTACGAAAACAAGTTAGATGACATACAGCTATCTAGTTTTTCTTCTTCTACCAGTAGCACTCCCTCGAATTCTGGTCCCGTTTCTGATGCTCGTAGTTCTGAGGCAACAAATTCTTCCTTGCTTGTGGATATATCCAGTTCTGCATCTGTACCGTATGATTTGACGGTTATTGACTTGGATGTATCCACTTTCCCTGAAAATGTACCTGCTGCTGATAAAGTTGGTACTCAGGAAAAATGA